The genome window CCAGATGAGCGCGAAACCAACGAGCAGAACTGGCGAGACCGTTTCCTTAAACACAAACACGCTTAGGATCAGCATGATTGTCGGCCCAATATACTGTACAAATCCGAGTGTGGACAACGACATCCGAGCTGCCGCCCGTGCAAAGAACAACAGCGGCAGCGCCGTCACCACGCCGGCTAGAAGTAATTCGATGAACATAGGTGCAGGCAGCGTCCATGCCGTTGCTTTTCCCACTATGGCCAAGTAGATCCAGTAGCCGAGTGCAATAGGCAGAACTACAGCGGTCTCCGAAAATAAGCCTACAGAAGGATCTTGCTTGATTTTTTTCTTCGCTAGACCGTACAAGCCAAATGACGCAGCCAACGAGATCGCGACCCATGGGAAACGCCCGTAGTCGATGGCAATGATAAGCACCGCGACACCAGCGATGGCAATCGCGAG of Paenibacillus sp. FSL R5-0517 contains these proteins:
- the rarD gene encoding EamA family transporter RarD, producing the protein MNNGLINAIIAYIMWGVLPLYWKLFENVPAGEILSHRVVWSFVFMGIFVAVQRRWGDMKRILTSRSTLLSLTASGLLIAINWLIFIWAVNNGHVVETSLGYYLNPLLNVLLAVVFLHEKPNRGQWLAIAIAGVAVLIIAIDYGRFPWVAISLAASFGLYGLAKKKIKQDPSVGLFSETAVVLPIALGYWIYLAIVGKATAWTLPAPMFIELLLAGVVTALPLLFFARAAARMSLSTLGFVQYIGPTIMLILSVFVFKETVSPVLLVGFALIWIALIVYATASMRATRLAKVS